A window from Nitrosopumilus adriaticus encodes these proteins:
- a CDS encoding CBS domain-containing protein: MLPRIDSIKQIRQKIGITQKKLATMTGVSTSMINQIESGRSQPSYETAKRIFDNLAKLEGESSSHTAGDFCSKDIVKLKPSNTLHDAIKKMHQLSISQIPVFSNSEVVGVVSEDGIVKHLADVGESELKKAKLADTMDPVPPIVDFDTPANVLVPLIRYSKCILVTKKSKIIGIITASDTLKMME, encoded by the coding sequence TTGTTACCACGGATTGATTCAATCAAGCAAATAAGACAAAAGATTGGAATAACACAAAAAAAACTAGCCACAATGACAGGAGTTAGTACTTCAATGATTAATCAAATTGAATCAGGAAGGAGTCAGCCAAGCTATGAAACAGCAAAGAGAATTTTTGATAATCTTGCAAAACTGGAGGGAGAGTCTTCATCTCATACAGCAGGGGATTTTTGTAGTAAAGATATAGTAAAGCTAAAACCATCCAACACTCTTCACGATGCAATAAAAAAAATGCACCAGTTATCAATTAGTCAAATTCCTGTTTTTAGTAATTCTGAAGTTGTAGGAGTAGTATCTGAAGACGGAATAGTGAAGCACCTAGCAGATGTGGGGGAATCAGAACTAAAAAAGGCAAAACTTGCAGACACGATGGATCCGGTGCCGCCAATTGTAGACTTTGACACACCAGCAAATGTACTAGTTCCATTAATTAGATATTCAAAATGTATTCTTGTAACAAAAAAATCAAAAATTATTGGAATTATAACAGCATCAGATACTTTGAAAATGATGGAATAA
- the mce gene encoding methylmalonyl-CoA epimerase produces MKIDHIAIAVNDVEESAKVYQQALGVDSVEFETVETEGVKVAIIHLENGRVELMQPTNDSSPIKKFLDKKGPGLHHMALETDNIEDEVERMEGCGIQFLGKIRPGSAGTKVTFIHPKSLHGVLAELCSHPKE; encoded by the coding sequence ATGAAAATTGATCATATTGCAATTGCAGTAAATGATGTTGAGGAATCAGCCAAAGTGTATCAACAAGCATTAGGTGTAGATAGCGTTGAATTCGAAACAGTAGAAACTGAAGGGGTTAAAGTTGCAATTATTCATTTAGAAAACGGACGTGTTGAATTAATGCAACCGACAAATGATTCTAGTCCAATTAAAAAATTCCTTGATAAAAAAGGACCTGGTTTACATCATATGGCTTTGGAAACTGATAACATTGAGGATGAAGTAGAAAGAATGGAAGGTTGTGGAATTCAATTTTTAGGCAAAATAAGACCTGGTTCTGCAGGAACTAAGGTTACTTTTATTCATCCAAAATCTCTTCATGGTGTGCTTGCAGAACTCTGCTCTCATCCTAAAGAATAA
- a CDS encoding acyl-CoA mutase large subunit family protein, whose product MAAKKSTKSKSPEKKIFTDSSFPVKRIYQKSAKKRPVEDAGKYPFTRGIHPGMFRERFWTMRQYSGFGDAKLTNERFKFMLEKGQTGLSMAFDLPTQIGYDSDSPQAEGEVGKVGVSITSIKDMMTAFDGIPLGKVSSSMTINSTASTLLAYYIAVGEAQGFKSHELRGTTQNDILKEYIARNTYIYPPQPSMRLIGDMIGYCAEKVPSWYPVSISGYHMREAGCTATQEVAFTLANAIAYIQTCLDAGLKIDDFAPRLSFFFCCTIEFFEEVAKFRVARKVYAKILKEMFHAKNPRSLQLKFHTQTSGESLTAQQPDNNIIRVAIQTMAAVAGGTQSLHTNSRDEALALPTQESAKIALRTQQIVAHESGITKTADPLAGSYYLEELCDQIEDGVWKYLKKIQKMGGSVKAIEKGFFQSEIRANAYRLKKEIDDGERIIVGMNKYAEEEEQPELLRIGGDVEIQQKKALKKLRDSRDKNKWEKALSAMQSAAETEENLMPYIITAAKAFATTGEISNTFREVFGEYRPKEVF is encoded by the coding sequence ATGGCTGCAAAAAAGTCTACAAAATCAAAAAGTCCTGAAAAGAAAATTTTCACTGATTCTTCTTTTCCTGTAAAGCGTATTTATCAAAAATCTGCTAAAAAAAGACCTGTTGAGGATGCAGGAAAATACCCTTTCACCAGAGGTATTCATCCAGGAATGTTCCGTGAACGATTCTGGACTATGCGACAGTATTCTGGATTCGGTGATGCAAAACTTACAAATGAACGATTCAAATTCATGCTTGAAAAAGGACAAACAGGGCTTAGTATGGCCTTTGATTTGCCAACTCAAATTGGTTATGACTCTGATTCTCCCCAAGCAGAAGGTGAAGTGGGAAAAGTCGGCGTATCAATAACATCCATCAAAGATATGATGACTGCCTTTGATGGAATTCCTCTTGGCAAAGTCAGTTCTTCGATGACCATTAATTCTACAGCATCTACTCTACTAGCATATTACATCGCAGTTGGAGAAGCTCAAGGATTCAAAAGTCATGAACTGCGTGGAACAACTCAAAATGATATTTTAAAAGAATACATTGCAAGAAATACCTACATTTATCCTCCGCAACCATCAATGCGATTGATTGGTGACATGATTGGTTACTGTGCAGAAAAAGTCCCATCATGGTATCCTGTTTCTATTTCTGGTTATCATATGAGAGAAGCTGGATGTACTGCAACACAAGAAGTTGCATTCACATTAGCAAATGCTATTGCATATATACAAACTTGTTTAGATGCAGGTTTGAAAATTGATGACTTTGCACCTCGACTTTCATTCTTCTTTTGTTGCACTATAGAATTCTTTGAGGAAGTTGCAAAGTTTAGAGTGGCAAGAAAAGTTTACGCTAAAATTTTAAAAGAAATGTTTCATGCAAAGAATCCTCGTTCACTACAACTAAAATTCCATACTCAAACAAGTGGTGAGTCATTAACCGCACAACAGCCAGATAATAATATCATTCGAGTTGCAATTCAAACAATGGCAGCTGTTGCAGGTGGTACTCAATCACTTCACACTAATTCTAGAGATGAGGCATTGGCTCTTCCTACTCAAGAGTCTGCAAAAATTGCGCTTAGAACACAGCAAATTGTTGCACATGAAAGTGGAATTACCAAAACAGCAGATCCTTTGGCAGGTTCTTATTATCTTGAAGAACTTTGTGACCAAATTGAAGACGGTGTGTGGAAGTATCTTAAAAAAATCCAAAAGATGGGTGGCTCTGTTAAAGCAATCGAGAAAGGATTCTTCCAGTCTGAAATTAGAGCTAATGCATATCGTTTAAAGAAAGAAATCGATGATGGTGAACGAATTATTGTTGGAATGAACAAATATGCTGAAGAAGAGGAGCAACCAGAATTACTTCGTATTGGCGGTGATGTGGAAATTCAGCAGAAAAAGGCACTCAAAAAATTACGCGACTCTAGAGACAAAAACAAATGGGAAAAAGCACTTTCTGCCATGCAAAGTGCTGCAGAAACTGAAGAAAATCTAATGCCATACATAATTACTGCTGCCAAGGCATTTGCTACAACTGGTGAAATCAGTAATACATTCCGAGAAGTCTTTGGGGAATATCGTCCAAAAGAGGTCTTTTGA
- a CDS encoding DUF1059 domain-containing protein translates to MTKSISCADAGKDCGWYTTAPSEEELMEKVTQHVIEKHKEIELNAESISSIKSLIKEI, encoded by the coding sequence ATGACAAAAAGCATTAGCTGTGCCGATGCAGGAAAAGATTGTGGATGGTATACAACTGCACCATCAGAAGAAGAACTTATGGAAAAAGTAACCCAGCATGTGATAGAAAAACACAAGGAAATTGAACTAAATGCAGAATCAATATCCAGCATAAAATCGCTAATCAAAGAAATTTAA